AATGGCCACATTCTGGCGGGCCTGATCCCGAACGCCGAGCTTCGGATGATCGATGACGGGCACCTGTTCTTCGTGACGCGGCCGGCCGAAACCGCTGCTCTGATCGAGACATTTCTGGCCGACGTGAGCAAGCAAATCGATCCATCTCCGCTTTCCCGATTGGCTGGCAGGGTCGGAAGTCTGATGTCGGCAATCGGAGGACGCCGCGATGCCCAGGCGCAGCATCCGACAGGGAAATCATGACGGACACGACCGCACCACCCAGCGCAGCGAGGAACCGATGGTAACCCAGCAGGCAATCGGGAAAACCGACTACGCTCCACCGCCAATCGATGGCGACTTCTACAGGATCGCCACCGTCATGAACGACAGCGAGCGGGCGCTGCTCAAACGTGTTCGCGCGTTCACGGAAGGCGTGGTCGCGCCGGTGATCGAGGATTATTGGAACCGCGATGCATTTCCCTTCGAGATTGTCCCGAAGATGGCCGAAGTTGGTATCGGTGGGGTAGGCTACCAGGGATACGGCGCCGCCGGCGGCAGTTGGCTGATGAACGGTCTTGTTTCGATGGAGCTGGCGCGCATCGATGCGTCGGTTGCAACATTCTGGGGCGTGCACACCGGCCTTTCAGCCGGATCGATCTATCTGTGCGGCGACGAGCAGCAGAAGCAGCGCTGGCTGCCGTCGATGATGCGTTTCGACAAGATCGGTTCGTTCGGTTTGACCGAGCCGCTGGTGGGGTCGGCGACATCGGGTGGAATGACGACGACCTGTCGTCGCGAGGGCGATAGCTGGATCCTCAACGGCCAGAAGAAATGGATCGGCAATGCCACCTTTGCCGACATCAACGTGATCTGGGCACGCGAGGAAGGCTCGAACCAGGTCAAGGGCTTTGTGGTGGGCAAGGACAATCCCGGTTTCTCGGTCGAGAAGATCAAGACCAAGATGGCATTGCGGGTCGTGCAGAACGGATTGATCACCCTGAGCGACTGCCGCGTTCCCGAGGCCGACCGCTTGCAGAACGCCAACTCGTTCAAGGACACCGCGAAGGTGCTGAGAATGACCCGTACCGGCGTGGCGTGGTTCGCCGTAGGCTGCCAGATGGGCGCCTACGAGCATGCGCTGCGCTATGCGACGGAGCGGAAGCAGTTCGGCAGGCCGATCGGCGGATTCCAGCTCGTGCAGGATCTGCTGGTGCGCATGCTCGGCAACGTCACCTCGACTCAGGCAATGATGCTGCGTCTCGCCCAACTTCAAGACGAAGGCGTGATGAAGGACGAGCATGCGTCGCTCGCCAAGGCGTTCTGCACAGTTAAGTGCCGGGAGACCGTCGGCTATGCACGCGAGTTGCTCGGCGGCAACGGCATCCTGCTCGAGAACCACATCGGACGGTTCGTGGCCGATGCCGAAGCGATCTACTCCTATGAGGGCACAAGAGAGATGAACACGCTGATCGTCGGCAAGTCGATCACGGGCCTGAGCGCCTTCGTCTGACGGCTGGGATGGCAGGGTGAATCCGCCGACGTCGTATCTGACATGCCGATGGGTCCCATCTGAATAAGCCGGGTTATCGGATTGCGGTGCGATCCCTAGTTGTTCCTCATGCGTCATCAAGCGCTGTCGAGGGAAAACCATGAAGCAATCATTTACGCCCGTCCGTGTCGGACGCTATACGCTGCCAAACCGTCTGGTCATGGCCCCGATGACCCGCAGCCGCGCGAAGTTAGATGGCACGCCGGGAGAACTGGCTGCCGAATATTATTCCCAACGCGCCGGCGTCGGCCTGATCGTCACCGAAGGCACCCAACCTTCCGATGACGGCCAGGGTTACCTCGCGACGCCAGGAATCTACAGCCCGGCGCATGTCGCAGGTTGGAACAAGGTGTCCGCCGCCGTGCACGACAAGGGCGGCCGTATCTTCATCCAGCTCATGCACGCCGGGCGGATGTCGCATCCCGACAATACGCCGCATCATCGCCAGGCCGTGGCGCCCTCCGCGATTGCCCCGAGCGGGCAGATGTTCACCGCGACGGGGATGCAAGACATGCCCGCGCCGCGCGCGCTGACGACCGAGGAAGTGCGCCGGACCGTCGGCGACTTCCGCCACGCGGCGCGCAGCGCCATTGAAGCCGGCGCCGACGGCGTCGAGATTCACGGCGCCAACGGCTATCTGGTCCAGCAGTTCTTCGCCCCGAACGCCAACACGCGCACCGATGAATTTGGCGGCTCGATCGCGAACCGCGCCCGCTTCGCCATCGAGGTCGCCACCGCGGTGGCCGCGGAAATCGGCGCGGACAGGACCGCCATCCGCCTGTCGCCCGGCACCCCCACGGGGGGCATCGATGAGGGCGCGGAAGGCCCGGCGCTCTACCGCTATCTGGTCGCCGAACTTGACAAGCTCGGTCTTGCCTATCTGCACGTCTTGCATGCCGGCGACGAGAAACTGGTGGGCGACATCCGCGCGCTGTGGA
This portion of the Bradyrhizobium sp. AZCC 2262 genome encodes:
- a CDS encoding acyl-CoA dehydrogenase family protein, producing MPRRSIRQGNHDGHDRTTQRSEEPMVTQQAIGKTDYAPPPIDGDFYRIATVMNDSERALLKRVRAFTEGVVAPVIEDYWNRDAFPFEIVPKMAEVGIGGVGYQGYGAAGGSWLMNGLVSMELARIDASVATFWGVHTGLSAGSIYLCGDEQQKQRWLPSMMRFDKIGSFGLTEPLVGSATSGGMTTTCRREGDSWILNGQKKWIGNATFADINVIWAREEGSNQVKGFVVGKDNPGFSVEKIKTKMALRVVQNGLITLSDCRVPEADRLQNANSFKDTAKVLRMTRTGVAWFAVGCQMGAYEHALRYATERKQFGRPIGGFQLVQDLLVRMLGNVTSTQAMMLRLAQLQDEGVMKDEHASLAKAFCTVKCRETVGYARELLGGNGILLENHIGRFVADAEAIYSYEGTREMNTLIVGKSITGLSAFV
- a CDS encoding alkene reductase, with amino-acid sequence MKQSFTPVRVGRYTLPNRLVMAPMTRSRAKLDGTPGELAAEYYSQRAGVGLIVTEGTQPSDDGQGYLATPGIYSPAHVAGWNKVSAAVHDKGGRIFIQLMHAGRMSHPDNTPHHRQAVAPSAIAPSGQMFTATGMQDMPAPRALTTEEVRRTVGDFRHAARSAIEAGADGVEIHGANGYLVQQFFAPNANTRTDEFGGSIANRARFAIEVATAVAAEIGADRTAIRLSPGTPTGGIDEGAEGPALYRYLVAELDKLGLAYLHVLHAGDEKLVGDIRALWKQPLIVNRPGRPRDRVGADVASGLADLEAYGQLILANPDFVTRVKTGAPLNEADRASFFGGAAQGYTDYPALEAATAA